In Bacteroidetes bacterium SB0662_bin_6, the following are encoded in one genomic region:
- a CDS encoding type II toxin-antitoxin system HigB family toxin produces MRVIALSTLKSFIEAKRSSADVREPIMSWYRTVKAADWASPAELKQEISTASILKGGRAIFNIGGNRFRVVVWINYPYRVVYIRFIGTHAEYDSIDAQTI; encoded by the coding sequence GTGAGAGTAATTGCTCTATCCACACTGAAGTCGTTTATTGAGGCCAAGCGGAGCAGCGCGGATGTTCGTGAGCCCATTATGTCTTGGTACAGAACCGTCAAGGCAGCAGATTGGGCTAGCCCGGCGGAATTGAAACAGGAGATCAGTACCGCCAGCATACTCAAGGGCGGTCGTGCGATATTCAACATTGGAGGAAACAGATTTCGCGTAGTGGTTTGGATCAATTACCCATATCGAGTTGTCTATATTCGATTCATCGGTACGCACGCCGAGTACGATTCCATAGACGCTCAAACGATCTGA